From the genome of Roseofilum capinflatum BLCC-M114, one region includes:
- a CDS encoding amino acid ABC transporter substrate-binding protein → MKQNLAIAALTLLFSGSLSLPSWAETVMEKVMRTGVLTAGTRTHTAPFAYINEEEELVGYSIDMLDRIRQEIEAQLGKEITLELVEVTPDTRIPSITNRTVDLVCGVTSFTWDRDIFVDFSLSYAVTGTRLLVKQGDTLGSPESLSGKKVGVLLGTTNEQVIQLIQPDADLVPMRGSAEGLAALQEGEIDAFAWDGILLEGLRKTAGDPDEFSVVPDIPYTREGIACMMPEDNSTFRDLVNYTLAKFMQGYLMERPDDVAVVNRWFGPEGVTPVNEDLVVEFFRDIIDTHSQVPIAP, encoded by the coding sequence ATGAAACAAAATTTGGCGATCGCCGCCCTAACTCTACTGTTTTCAGGCAGCCTATCCTTACCCAGTTGGGCCGAAACCGTGATGGAAAAAGTCATGCGTACAGGGGTACTAACGGCAGGGACTCGAACCCATACAGCTCCCTTTGCTTATATTAATGAGGAAGAAGAGTTGGTGGGCTATTCAATTGATATGCTTGACCGAATTCGACAGGAAATAGAAGCCCAACTGGGTAAAGAAATCACCTTAGAATTAGTGGAAGTGACTCCCGATACTCGGATTCCTTCGATTACGAATCGCACCGTTGATTTGGTCTGTGGAGTCACCAGTTTTACTTGGGATCGGGATATTTTTGTAGATTTCTCTCTCAGCTATGCTGTCACTGGTACTCGTTTACTGGTCAAACAAGGGGATACATTAGGGTCGCCAGAATCTTTAAGTGGGAAAAAAGTAGGGGTATTGCTGGGAACCACCAACGAGCAAGTGATTCAACTGATTCAACCCGATGCGGATTTGGTTCCCATGCGCGGTAGTGCGGAAGGATTAGCCGCTCTGCAAGAAGGAGAAATCGATGCCTTTGCTTGGGATGGAATTCTGTTAGAAGGATTACGGAAAACGGCTGGCGATCCTGATGAGTTCAGCGTTGTACCGGACATTCCCTATACCCGTGAAGGGATTGCCTGTATGATGCCCGAAGATAACTCTACCTTCCGCGATCTGGTGAACTATACCCTGGCTAAATTCATGCAAGGTTACCTGATGGAGCGCCCAGACGATGTAGCCGTGGTTAATCGCTGGTTTGGCCCGGAAGGGGTCACTCCCGTTAACGAAGATTTAGTGGTCGAGTTTTTCCGAGATATTATTGATACCCATAGTCAAGTGCCGATCGCCCCATAG
- a CDS encoding HNH endonuclease, with the protein MSKVLVLNASYEPLNIATWRRAVVLLLKGKAEQVEHNGKLLCPGFPLPTVIRLRHYIRVPYKEIPLTRRNILYRDSHSCQYCGQKGEGLTLDHVIPRSRGGGETWENLVTACVRCNVRKGNRTPEEAFMSLSHPPRKPYSSLYFELHKHVTSGTHQEWKKYVIGI; encoded by the coding sequence ATGAGCAAGGTTCTGGTGTTAAATGCCTCTTACGAACCGCTCAATATCGCTACCTGGCGACGGGCGGTTGTTTTGTTGCTCAAGGGAAAAGCCGAACAAGTGGAACACAATGGTAAATTATTGTGTCCCGGTTTTCCCTTACCAACCGTAATTCGACTGCGGCACTATATCCGAGTTCCCTATAAAGAAATTCCTTTGACCAGACGAAATATCTTATACAGGGATTCCCATTCCTGTCAATATTGTGGACAGAAGGGAGAAGGGTTAACCCTCGATCATGTGATTCCGCGATCGCGCGGAGGAGGCGAGACTTGGGAAAACTTAGTTACGGCCTGTGTACGCTGTAATGTCAGAAAAGGAAACCGAACTCCAGAAGAAGCCTTCATGAGTTTATCTCATCCCCCGCGAAAACCATACAGCAGTCTCTATTTTGAGCTGCACAAGCATGTGACGAGCGGTACACATCAAGAATGGAAAAAATATGTGATTGGCATCTAA